The proteins below are encoded in one region of Anoplopoma fimbria isolate UVic2021 breed Golden Eagle Sablefish chromosome 19, Afim_UVic_2022, whole genome shotgun sequence:
- the si:ch211-236l14.4 gene encoding SITS-binding protein: MPHARNRNPSPIPEVTWDTGLKEMNETWKGAIACLGVAVFFVMTIGIIYWQVVDQPNKNWILRGTFSGLIWERRTHSLVIQTLTEDKTYVEIDVGNVGNPDVEVPFVRNLCWLNKTEFCYTWDSVAEVKISLEVDEETETECYSMTWTPVHCHVELKDCFSMTNVSWYGGASVRGQTWPINNQNATTQPFIVSDLKDNPSGFGSALERYFLGSSGVAVLVSPDIPLQLGLDSRQQFCLQSLPSMERLPLQYTVCVAHNVKAAHQEAVQQISQHSRELPNMNTLWLPFWKLLTNVDSGPKVERELRTFSNRLRRHQLGEGVISLNEHSTTLLSDMDHEYLNSRKRGMSKRLTRDLPLVKLLNISITLSPFLGVDTTQFHTSLMDGTEDYWLSLPSAPQGQLIPVMSQWRGKFCVKLNITNPGAVSWFLDRVGALQIHLGMEYVMLEGGEGNLFEEQALRPPQTLAGDKYISLLADLATRIGDSTIVTAGTRSNHKPLFVRMTPMQSDWSPMGLKGIIPSLLHHTLLGYNFLIPDAVGGSLSEDLVTDEELFIRWLEITAFLPVISFHTPPWVCGEDRVLNLTRAYIAKHQSDVVPLIEKYAEEWQTTGYPIYRPMWWLSPSDPMTFTIDDQFLIGDEVLVAPVLEKGAVQRDIYLPDGGFQWQDSRNAQVFDGGTFLQDYPVPLEDVAVFLRRS, from the exons ATGCCCCACGCTCGAAATAGGAACCCCAGCCCCATCCCAGAGGTAACATGGGACACCGGATTGAAGGAGATGAACGAGACCTGGAAAGGAGCTATTGCCTGTCTCGGGGTGGCCGTCTTCTTTGTCATGACCATCGGGATCATATATTGGCAGGTGGTGGACCAGCCCAACAAGAACTGGATCCTTAGGGGGACTTTTAGCGGACTGATCTGGGAGAGAAGAACCCACTCGCTGGTCATACAGACCCTAACGGAGGACAAGACCTATGTGGAGATAGACGTCGGGAACGTGGGGAACCCCGACGTCGAGGTTCCCTTCGTGAGGAACCTGTGCTGGCTGAATAAGACGGAGTTCTGCTATACGTGGGACTCGGTGGCCGAGGTTAAGATCTCGCTGGAGGTGGATGAGGAGACGGAGACGGAGTGCTACAGTATGACTTGGACGCCGGTTCACTGTCATGTGGAGCTGAAG GACTGCTTCTCCATGACCAACGTGTCCTGGTACGGCGGCGCCAGTGTCCGGGGTCAGACATGGCCGATCAACAATCAGAACGCCACCACGCAGCCCTTCATTGTGAGCGATCTTAAGGACAATCCCTCTGGTTTTGGCTCTGCCCTTGAACGCTACTTCCTGGGCTCTTCAG GTGTTGCAGTGCTTGTGTCTCCTGATATTCCCCTGCAGCTGGGGTTGGACAGCAGACAGCAGTTCTGCCTGCAGTCGCTGCCCAGTATGGAGCGTCTCCCTCTGCAGTACACCGTGTGTGTGGCCCACAATGTGAAAGCTGCTCACCAGGAAGCAGTGCAACAAATCTCCCAACACAGCAGGGAGCTGCCCAACATGAATACACTGTG GCTGCCTTTCTGGAAGCTGCTCACCAACGTGGATTCAGGGCCGAAGGtggagagggagctgaggaCCTTCTCTAATCGTCTGAGGAGACACCAGCTAGGGGAGGGAGTCATCAGCCTCAATGAACATTCCACCACCCTCCTCTCCGACATG gaCCATGAATACCTCAACAGCAGGAAAAGGGGGATGTCCAAGAGACTGACCAGGGACCTCCCACTTGTCAAGCTTCTTAACATTTCCATCACCCTGTCCCCTTTCCTGGGCGTGGACACCACGCAGTTCCATACCTCCCTCATGGACGGCACTGAGGACTACTGGCTCAGTCTCCCCTCAGCCCCTCAGGGACAGCTG ATCCCTGTGATGAGTCAGTGGCGAGGAAAGTTCTGTGTAAAGCTGAACATCACCAACCCAGGAGCGGTGAGCTGGTTCCTGGACCGGGTGGGAGCCCTGCAGATCCATCTGGGGATGGAGTATGTCATGCTGGAGGGGGGCGAAGGGAATCTATTTGAGGAGCAAGCCCTGAGGCCGCCGCAGACTCTCGCCGGAGACAAGTACATCAGCCTGCTGGCCGACCTGGCCACAAGGATAGGAGACTCCACCATAGTGACGGCAGGGACACG gtCGAACCACAAGCCTCTGTTTGTGAGGATGACCCCCATGCAGTCCGACTGGAGCCCGATGGGCCTGAAGGGCATCATTCCCTCCCTGCTGCACCACACTCTGCTGGGATACAACTTCCTCATTCCTGATGCAGTAG GTGGCTCTCTGTCTGAAGACCTGGTCACAGATGAGGAGTTGTTCATTCGTTGGCTGGAGATCACAGCTTTTCTCCCTGTTATCAGCTTCCACACGCCACCCTGGGTCTGCGGAGAGGACCGG GTGCTAAACCTGACACGGGCCTACATAGCAAAGCACCAGAGTGATGTGGTCCCACTGATAGAAAAGTATGCAGAGGAGTGGCAGACGACGGGATACCCCATCTACCGGCCGATGTGGTGGCTCAGTCCCAGTGACCCAATGACTTTCACCATTGATGACCAGTTCCTCATCGGAGACGAG GTCCTGGTGGCACCGGTGTTGGAGAAGGGGGCAGTGCAGAGGGATATTTATTTACCTGATGGGGGCTTCCAGTGGCAGGACAGCCGGAATGCTCAGGTGTTTGATGGGGGGACGTTCCTACAGGACTACCCTGTGCCATTGGAGGATGTGGCTGTCTTCTTACGGAGAAGCTGA